One genomic segment of Brassica napus cultivar Da-Ae chromosome A3, Da-Ae, whole genome shotgun sequence includes these proteins:
- the LOC106439915 gene encoding autophagy-related protein 3 isoform X1: MFTQKLHEAYKGTVERFTGPRTTSAFKEKGVLSVSEFVLAGDNLVSKCPTWSWESGDPSKRKSYLPTEKQFLITRNVPCLRRAASVAEEYEAAGGEVLVDDEDDDGWLATHGKPKDKGSEDENLPSMDALDINEKRGIRSIPTYFGAEEEDDDIPDMEEFDEADNMVENDPATYLVAHEPDDDNILRTRTYDISITYDKYFQTPRVWLTGYDESRMLLQPELVMEDVSQDHARKTVTIEDHPHLPGKHASVHPCRHGAVMKKIIDVLMSRGVEPEVDKYLFLFLKFMASVIPTIEYDYTMDFDLGSSST, encoded by the exons ATGTTTACGCAGAAGCTTCATGAAGCATACAAAGGCACGGTGGAGAGATTCACAGGTCCTCGTACGACCTCGGCCTTCAAGGAGAAGGGAGTCCTCAGCGTCAGCGAGTTCGTCCTCGCCGGCGATAATCTCGTCTCCAAGTGCCCTACCTGGTCTTG GGAATCTGGTGACCCAAGCAAGAGGAAGTCATACTTACCCACCGAGAAACAGTTTTTGATTACTAGAAATG TACCTTGTCTACGGAGAGCTGCATCTGTGGCAGAGGAATACGAAGCTGCGGGAGGGGAAGTGTTGgttgatgatgaggatgatgatggtTGGCTGGCAACTCATGGGAAACCCAAAG ATAAAGGCAGTGAAGATGAGAACTTGCCGTCCATGGATGCCTTGGATATAAACGAGAAAAGAGGTATACGATCGATACCTACCTATTTTGGAGCtgaggaggaggatgatgatATTCCAGATATGGAAGAGTTTGATGAGGCTGACAATATGGTGGAAAATGATCCG GCAACTTATCTTGTGGCTCATGAACCAGATGACGATAACATTCTCCGAACTCGTACATATGATATCAGCATAAC GTATGATAAGTATTTCCAAACTCCTCGTGTTTGGCTGACCGGTTATGATGAG TCAAGGATGCTGCTGCAACCTGAACTTGTAATGGAGGATGTAAGCCAAGACCATGCTCGTAAGACG GTGACAATTGAAGATCATCCACACTTGCCTGGGAAACATGCTTCAGTCCATCCATGTCGACATGGAGCTGTTATGAAGAAGATCATTGATGTATTAATGTCGCGTGGAGTAGAACCTGAAGTTGACAA GTACCTATTCCTGTTCTTGAAGTTCATGGCATCAGTTATTCCAACGATCGAGTATGATTACACAATGGACTTTGATCTCGGTAGCTCAAGCACCTAA
- the LOC106439915 gene encoding autophagy-related protein 3 isoform X2, translating into MKHTKARWRDSQVLVRPRPSRRRESSASASSSSPAIISSPSALPGLVPCLRRAASVAEEYEAAGGEVLVDDEDDDGWLATHGKPKDKGSEDENLPSMDALDINEKRGIRSIPTYFGAEEEDDDIPDMEEFDEADNMVENDPATYLVAHEPDDDNILRTRTYDISITYDKYFQTPRVWLTGYDESRMLLQPELVMEDVSQDHARKTVTIEDHPHLPGKHASVHPCRHGAVMKKIIDVLMSRGVEPEVDKYLFLFLKFMASVIPTIEYDYTMDFDLGSSST; encoded by the exons ATGAAGCATACAAAGGCACGGTGGAGAGATTCACAGGTCCTCGTACGACCTCGGCCTTCAAGGAGAAGGGAGTCCTCAGCGTCAGCGAGTTCGTCCTCGCCGGCGATAATCTCGTCTCCAAGTGCCCTACCTGGTCTTG TACCTTGTCTACGGAGAGCTGCATCTGTGGCAGAGGAATACGAAGCTGCGGGAGGGGAAGTGTTGgttgatgatgaggatgatgatggtTGGCTGGCAACTCATGGGAAACCCAAAG ATAAAGGCAGTGAAGATGAGAACTTGCCGTCCATGGATGCCTTGGATATAAACGAGAAAAGAGGTATACGATCGATACCTACCTATTTTGGAGCtgaggaggaggatgatgatATTCCAGATATGGAAGAGTTTGATGAGGCTGACAATATGGTGGAAAATGATCCG GCAACTTATCTTGTGGCTCATGAACCAGATGACGATAACATTCTCCGAACTCGTACATATGATATCAGCATAAC GTATGATAAGTATTTCCAAACTCCTCGTGTTTGGCTGACCGGTTATGATGAG TCAAGGATGCTGCTGCAACCTGAACTTGTAATGGAGGATGTAAGCCAAGACCATGCTCGTAAGACG GTGACAATTGAAGATCATCCACACTTGCCTGGGAAACATGCTTCAGTCCATCCATGTCGACATGGAGCTGTTATGAAGAAGATCATTGATGTATTAATGTCGCGTGGAGTAGAACCTGAAGTTGACAA GTACCTATTCCTGTTCTTGAAGTTCATGGCATCAGTTATTCCAACGATCGAGTATGATTACACAATGGACTTTGATCTCGGTAGCTCAAGCACCTAA